A stretch of Geomonas oryzisoli DNA encodes these proteins:
- a CDS encoding response regulator, with amino-acid sequence MAAKSRVIIVDDHPLFRDGLKSLIARSTKYETVGEAGSGEEALRLAQELAPDLMTMDVSLPDMSGIEATRKIIQAVPSVKILMLSMYQNLEYATDSFKAGARGYIVKEATSDRLIEAMDALSQGEHFLDGQLSGDMVIRHLCGQGKEGAVQDARYALLSAREQQVMRLVAEGGSSRSIAEQLQVSAKTVENHRTNLMKKLDVHSRIELVRYAARLGLIDLEQWK; translated from the coding sequence ATGGCAGCAAAGAGCCGTGTCATCATCGTGGATGATCATCCACTTTTTCGCGACGGGCTGAAGAGCCTGATCGCCAGAAGTACCAAGTACGAGACCGTCGGCGAGGCGGGCAGCGGCGAAGAGGCGCTGCGCCTGGCCCAGGAACTCGCCCCCGACCTGATGACCATGGACGTCTCGCTTCCGGACATGAGCGGCATCGAGGCGACCAGGAAGATCATCCAGGCGGTTCCTTCCGTGAAGATCCTGATGCTCAGCATGTACCAGAACCTCGAGTACGCCACCGACTCCTTCAAGGCCGGCGCACGCGGCTACATCGTCAAGGAGGCCACCAGCGACCGGCTCATCGAGGCGATGGATGCGCTCTCGCAGGGTGAGCACTTCCTCGACGGCCAGCTCTCCGGAGACATGGTGATCAGGCATCTGTGCGGCCAGGGCAAGGAAGGCGCCGTGCAGGACGCGCGTTACGCGCTGCTTTCCGCCCGGGAACAGCAGGTGATGCGCCTGGTGGCCGAGGGAGGCTCCTCCCGCAGCATCGCCGAACAGCTCCAGGTGAGCGCCAAGACCGTCGAGAACCACCGCACCAACCTGATGAAGAAGCTGGACGTGCACAGCCGCATCGAGCTGGTGCGTTACGCCGCACGCCTGGGACTCATCGACCTGGAGCAGTGGAAATAG
- a CDS encoding DUF1540 domain-containing protein has product MQEKQMVKISSCNVTQCAYNKHNSCHTLAITVGGPGDTCPECDTFMQGSQKGGIVDVQGGIGACKVESCSYNQSLECAAPAVDVGMHESHPDCFTYKPK; this is encoded by the coding sequence ATGCAAGAGAAGCAGATGGTCAAGATCAGTTCCTGCAACGTAACGCAGTGCGCCTACAATAAACACAATTCCTGCCACACGCTCGCCATCACCGTGGGCGGCCCCGGCGACACCTGCCCCGAGTGTGACACCTTCATGCAGGGGAGCCAGAAGGGGGGGATCGTCGACGTCCAGGGCGGCATCGGGGCCTGCAAGGTGGAGAGCTGCAGCTACAACCAGTCCCTGGAATGTGCGGCTCCCGCCGTGGACGTCGGCATGCACGAGTCGCATCCCGACTGCTTCACCTACAAGCCGAAATAG
- a CDS encoding DMT family transporter, producing the protein MLSAALFGVSPVFCKLLIGDMSPALLAGLLYLGSGLGLQALLLFQRKSTRAELRLLSPGHKLKLAGAVIAGGIVAPLCLAFGIKYGTASEVSLLLNLETVATTLIAWLVFREYIGPYVWTGKVLILIGAGLVVLRAQGGLSFSLSGLLVVVACIFWGIDNNLTRDVDEISSTVLASVKGLAAGLFSIVLALIFSAGTVTPGQIAGALGVGAMSYGLSLVLFVEALRQIGAARTATFFAVGPFFGTLLSVALLGERPPAPYWVATVLMLAGILLLYVEVHGHRHTHEELAHAHPHRHDDHHDHEHQEGEQAEPHDHFHVHRPVTHSHVHWPDQHYRHEH; encoded by the coding sequence ATGCTTTCCGCCGCACTCTTCGGCGTGTCGCCGGTCTTTTGCAAGCTGCTCATCGGCGACATGTCGCCGGCCCTGCTCGCCGGGCTGCTCTATCTGGGCTCCGGGCTCGGGCTGCAGGCGCTGCTCCTGTTCCAGCGCAAGAGCACCCGCGCCGAACTGCGCCTGCTCTCCCCGGGGCACAAGCTTAAACTCGCCGGCGCCGTCATCGCCGGCGGCATCGTCGCCCCGCTCTGCCTCGCCTTCGGCATCAAGTACGGCACCGCCTCCGAGGTCTCCCTGCTTCTCAACCTGGAAACCGTGGCCACCACCCTCATCGCCTGGCTCGTCTTCAGGGAATACATCGGCCCCTACGTCTGGACCGGAAAGGTCCTGATCCTGATCGGTGCCGGTCTCGTGGTGCTCAGGGCGCAAGGAGGACTTTCCTTCTCGCTCTCCGGCCTGCTGGTGGTGGTCGCCTGCATCTTCTGGGGGATCGACAACAACCTGACCCGGGACGTGGACGAGATATCTTCCACGGTACTCGCGTCGGTGAAGGGGCTCGCGGCGGGACTCTTCTCCATCGTCCTGGCACTCATCTTCAGTGCCGGAACGGTGACCCCGGGGCAGATCGCCGGGGCGCTCGGCGTGGGCGCCATGAGCTACGGCCTCAGCCTCGTCCTCTTCGTGGAGGCGCTGCGCCAGATCGGTGCCGCCCGGACCGCGACCTTCTTCGCGGTCGGCCCCTTCTTCGGGACGCTCCTCTCCGTTGCGCTTTTGGGTGAGCGCCCCCCCGCACCCTACTGGGTTGCGACCGTGCTGATGCTGGCCGGCATCCTGCTTCTCTACGTGGAGGTGCACGGTCACCGTCATACCCACGAGGAACTGGCCCACGCCCATCCGCACCGTCACGACGACCACCACGATCACGAACACCAGGAGGGGGAGCAGGCGGAGCCCCACGACCACTTTCACGTACACCGGCCGGTCACCCATTCCCATGTGCACTGGCCCGATCAGCATTACCGGCACGAGCACTAG
- a CDS encoding ArsR/SmtB family transcription factor — protein sequence MENIALLFQSLDDQTRLRLLALLLQAEELCVCDLVAVLKLPQSTVSRQLAILKSAGWVKGRRGGAWNHYSINASLEPVQQFLVPVLRNFLLVTDTAREDLRRLRERRGLACCPEAVKSKKSDLEGRDPGEGEP from the coding sequence ATGGAAAACATCGCCCTGCTGTTTCAGTCCCTGGACGACCAGACCAGGCTGCGCTTGTTGGCGCTCTTGCTTCAGGCCGAGGAGCTCTGCGTCTGCGACCTCGTCGCCGTCCTCAAGCTCCCCCAGTCCACCGTCTCCCGTCAGCTCGCCATCCTGAAAAGCGCAGGGTGGGTCAAGGGGAGAAGGGGCGGGGCCTGGAACCACTACTCGATCAACGCCTCCCTGGAGCCGGTGCAGCAATTCCTGGTTCCGGTCTTGCGCAACTTCCTCCTGGTCACGGATACGGCACGGGAGGACCTGCGGCGGCTGCGGGAGAGAAGGGGGCTTGCCTGCTGTCCCGAGGCGGTGAAATCCAAAAAATCGGATCTAGAGGGGCGCGACCCCGGGGAGGGAGAACCATGA
- a CDS encoding ferritin-like domain-containing protein: MNVFDCAIKIEEETKAYYEGLEAEAMEPEMKTLFSMLAASEEEHQRKLRRLRKRMDGAKLEGLTQNACRFRPLLSQRELLEEAGRDPNLYRFAVNNEEQEIRFYEELASAATDETTRKGLRMLAQEERRHLQKVTNIYSFVETPKTFLAWGEFSNMQEL, translated from the coding sequence ATGAACGTTTTCGATTGCGCCATAAAAATAGAGGAAGAAACCAAGGCATACTATGAAGGACTGGAAGCCGAAGCCATGGAGCCTGAGATGAAGACGCTCTTCTCCATGCTTGCCGCGTCTGAGGAGGAACATCAGAGGAAGCTGAGAAGACTCAGAAAGAGAATGGACGGCGCCAAACTGGAAGGACTCACCCAAAATGCCTGCAGGTTCAGACCGCTGCTCAGCCAGAGAGAACTCCTGGAGGAAGCCGGAAGGGACCCGAACCTGTACCGCTTCGCCGTCAACAACGAGGAACAGGAGATCCGCTTCTACGAGGAACTGGCCTCGGCGGCAACGGACGAGACGACCCGCAAGGGACTGCGCATGCTGGCCCAGGAGGAACGGCGCCACCTGCAGAAGGTGACCAACATCTACTCCTTCGTGGAGACGCCGAAAACCTTCCTGGCCTGGGGCGAGTTCAGCAACATGCAGGAGCTCTAG
- a CDS encoding PKD domain-containing protein — protein MARAYKDGAGASYNGTTNRFETVNFGSVMVDPTTPGSGQVANPTGINFEIFSFGADSGAGQLAYKQKVDNSNAGVMRDCAECHVGGGMNEYVYANMSTSTYKPHERASLRTFDFGSAVTAWNYFIDIFNTDLTKRGEVVKQDYAQTGVLEMDCLMCHQTGYDWAARKEAVRNGEFDASRAVGAKLTNAVANGTSVFYNYTAVKTNASGKLYVDLSSTLNSKPVSTNCSACHQSQYNVDWKKRGEQWLDGQEVHYSLGCMACHERKDIASPTVGTSGLIDDKLGLCDPAKGGASDFDAMWNKLDTVAFKHCSDCHEPATTQTWPTYGAPNSKTAHANKGLTAKIAFDKDGNPASHMDIMDCTACHINKEFDGGAIVDGTGADAEGRVALHDEPQVARNMAGTAGNALYWNNGKLYGANLLTSSFVRDMNGMDTANGGLDANNDGRNAGMDTLLQTHINDLNNAVGATAVTMHQEADGSWVNEVEVTALLARISGDGTGTASTGSGTYPGGLKQLLGINDAANTYKLIPKMSFLMVPFKASHNIARTSKMAWGKGGCADCHGTDKGFYNGAYPIKGNMDGTADGTNFNFRFMSNQVTTFTKVNGLADITDSHPSVVTKKGDRTVPVTLLTKFDGPYATTPVANQTLRNIDRSEVIYEQTFQTRDTTWYSTITGDAPAAVCSGPTSPFFCATLGDVKSKATSTKGWLLKIEVRPENDADPAKITFRTAQLGKDNATTMAEVLAAFPASMRSNADFTITEAGGALTITAAAGKQIRISPQTDSGPLGLKGKVYVNDPIYRNGTKVADTRDQFVTYLNTLSTNMADYGIGVDPVAGINALIDENASQFGVQWIKDKNYAVSAAFAQPNAGNTADVGTVTYQWTTSDNSTPVVGKDATLNFASTGSKIIYLTVTDEEGKVRTVSSTINVVDPVITITYVGTTATFASLPAGTATAKIYWGDGGVTTKTGITTSSITVNHTYATKTAKTIKIYCYSNTGVQVGYMQQVVTPQ, from the coding sequence TTGGCGAGAGCATATAAAGACGGCGCAGGCGCAAGCTACAACGGCACCACCAACCGGTTCGAAACCGTAAACTTCGGCAGTGTCATGGTGGACCCCACCACCCCGGGTTCCGGGCAGGTGGCAAACCCGACCGGCATCAACTTCGAGATCTTCTCCTTCGGTGCCGATTCCGGCGCGGGGCAGCTCGCCTACAAGCAGAAGGTCGACAACTCCAACGCAGGCGTCATGCGCGACTGCGCCGAGTGCCACGTGGGCGGCGGCATGAACGAGTACGTCTATGCCAACATGAGCACCTCGACCTACAAGCCGCATGAGCGCGCGTCCCTGCGTACCTTCGACTTCGGCTCCGCGGTCACCGCCTGGAACTACTTCATCGACATCTTCAACACCGATCTGACCAAGCGCGGCGAGGTCGTGAAGCAGGACTACGCCCAGACCGGCGTCCTGGAGATGGACTGCCTCATGTGCCACCAGACCGGCTATGACTGGGCGGCCCGCAAGGAAGCGGTGAGAAATGGCGAGTTCGACGCATCCCGCGCGGTCGGCGCCAAGCTGACCAACGCCGTCGCCAACGGCACCAGCGTCTTCTACAACTACACCGCGGTCAAGACCAACGCCTCCGGCAAGCTCTACGTCGACCTGAGCTCCACCCTGAACAGCAAGCCCGTGTCCACCAACTGCTCCGCCTGCCACCAGTCCCAGTACAACGTCGACTGGAAAAAGCGCGGCGAGCAGTGGCTTGATGGTCAGGAAGTCCACTACAGCCTGGGCTGCATGGCCTGCCACGAGCGCAAGGACATCGCCAGCCCCACAGTCGGCACCTCCGGCCTGATCGACGACAAGCTGGGTCTTTGCGACCCCGCCAAGGGTGGCGCTTCCGACTTCGACGCCATGTGGAACAAGCTCGATACCGTCGCCTTCAAGCACTGCTCCGACTGCCATGAGCCGGCGACCACTCAGACCTGGCCGACCTACGGCGCGCCGAACTCCAAGACCGCCCATGCGAACAAAGGCCTGACCGCGAAGATCGCCTTCGACAAGGACGGCAACCCGGCCAGCCACATGGACATCATGGACTGCACCGCCTGCCACATCAACAAGGAGTTCGACGGCGGCGCCATCGTCGACGGTACCGGCGCGGATGCGGAAGGGCGCGTGGCCCTGCACGACGAGCCGCAGGTCGCCCGCAACATGGCCGGCACCGCCGGCAACGCCCTGTACTGGAACAACGGCAAACTCTACGGTGCCAACCTGCTCACCTCCTCCTTCGTTCGCGACATGAACGGGATGGATACCGCCAACGGCGGCCTCGACGCCAACAACGACGGCCGCAACGCCGGCATGGATACCCTGCTGCAGACCCACATCAACGACCTGAACAACGCCGTGGGCGCCACCGCGGTCACCATGCATCAGGAAGCGGACGGCAGCTGGGTGAACGAGGTCGAGGTGACCGCCCTCCTCGCCAGGATCAGCGGCGACGGCACCGGCACGGCCAGCACCGGCTCCGGCACCTACCCGGGCGGCCTCAAGCAGCTCCTGGGCATCAACGACGCCGCCAACACCTACAAACTGATCCCCAAGATGTCCTTCCTGATGGTTCCGTTCAAGGCAAGCCACAACATCGCACGGACCAGCAAGATGGCCTGGGGTAAAGGTGGCTGCGCCGACTGCCACGGCACCGACAAAGGCTTCTACAACGGGGCCTACCCGATCAAAGGGAACATGGACGGTACCGCTGACGGCACCAATTTCAACTTCCGCTTCATGTCCAACCAGGTCACCACTTTCACCAAGGTCAACGGCCTTGCCGACATCACCGACTCCCATCCGAGCGTCGTGACCAAGAAGGGCGACAGGACGGTACCGGTCACCCTGCTGACCAAGTTCGACGGTCCCTACGCGACCACCCCCGTGGCCAACCAGACCCTGCGCAACATCGACAGGAGCGAGGTCATCTACGAGCAGACCTTCCAGACCCGCGACACCACCTGGTACAGCACCATCACCGGTGACGCTCCGGCCGCTGTCTGCTCCGGCCCCACCAGCCCGTTCTTCTGCGCGACCCTTGGCGATGTCAAGTCCAAGGCGACCTCCACCAAAGGGTGGCTGCTCAAGATCGAGGTTCGTCCGGAAAACGATGCGGATCCCGCCAAAATCACCTTCCGCACCGCGCAGCTGGGTAAAGACAACGCCACCACCATGGCGGAAGTGCTCGCCGCATTCCCGGCCAGCATGAGGTCCAACGCCGACTTCACCATCACCGAGGCTGGCGGCGCTCTCACCATCACCGCCGCTGCCGGTAAGCAGATCCGCATCTCCCCGCAGACCGACTCCGGCCCGCTGGGGCTGAAAGGGAAGGTCTACGTCAACGACCCGATCTACCGCAACGGCACGAAGGTCGCCGATACCCGCGACCAGTTCGTGACCTATCTGAACACCCTCTCCACCAACATGGCCGACTACGGTATCGGAGTCGACCCGGTGGCGGGCATCAACGCACTGATCGACGAAAACGCCAGCCAGTTCGGCGTGCAGTGGATCAAAGACAAAAACTACGCGGTGAGCGCAGCCTTCGCTCAGCCCAACGCCGGCAACACCGCTGACGTCGGCACAGTGACCTACCAGTGGACCACTTCCGACAACAGCACCCCGGTCGTCGGCAAGGACGCCACGCTCAACTTCGCCAGCACCGGCAGCAAGATCATCTACCTGACGGTGACCGACGAAGAGGGCAAGGTCCGCACCGTAAGCAGCACCATTAACGTGGTCGATCCGGTCATCACCATCACCTATGTCGGCACCACCGCCACCTTCGCGAGCCTGCCGGCCGGTACCGCCACCGCCAAGATCTACTGGGGCGACGGCGGCGTGACCACCAAGACCGGCATCACAACCAGCTCCATCACGGTCAACCACACCTACGCCACCAAGACCGCGAAGACCATCAAGATCTACTGCTACAGCAACACCGGCGTTCAGGTCGGCTACATGCAGCAGGTCGTCACTCCCCAATAA
- the hgcB gene encoding mercury methylation ferredoxin HgcB, translating to MKGFRYLEGVATLELAAPLCIGCGRCVEVCPHQVFRIEGEKALVVDRDACMECGACALNCPAAALKVDAGVGCASGMIHEWLREKKIPGISSGGCCG from the coding sequence ATGAAAGGGTTCAGGTATCTGGAGGGGGTGGCCACTCTCGAGCTCGCCGCCCCACTTTGCATCGGTTGCGGCCGCTGCGTCGAAGTCTGCCCGCACCAGGTCTTCCGGATCGAGGGGGAAAAGGCCCTCGTCGTCGACCGGGACGCCTGCATGGAGTGCGGCGCCTGCGCGCTCAACTGTCCCGCCGCCGCGCTCAAGGTGGACGCCGGGGTAGGGTGCGCCAGCGGGATGATCCATGAGTGGCTCCGGGAGAAGAAGATTCCGGGCATCAGCAGCGGGGGATGCTGCGGGTAG
- a CDS encoding cytochrome C, which translates to MQHTRKVVKAAAVSSAVLLGLAAGSALAATGDHTSIILKDWQGNEIARPAAGLAAPAYSVKQTCFGTNNGVACHGNSAVGNAKFSYDDIERHSYHTQLGANEFRGFNPANPDAYNPYTKTGDKWRPGAGPQGKNWVQSPGHFGSW; encoded by the coding sequence ATGCAACACACGAGGAAGGTCGTCAAAGCGGCCGCCGTCTCCTCCGCGGTCCTTTTGGGACTCGCTGCGGGATCGGCGCTCGCTGCCACCGGCGACCACACCAGCATCATCCTTAAGGACTGGCAGGGCAACGAGATCGCCCGTCCGGCAGCCGGCCTGGCCGCCCCTGCCTACAGCGTGAAGCAGACCTGCTTCGGCACCAACAACGGCGTCGCCTGCCACGGCAACAGCGCCGTCGGCAACGCCAAGTTCAGCTACGACGACATCGAAAGGCACAGCTACCACACCCAGCTGGGCGCCAACGAGTTCAGGGGGTTCAACCCCGCCAACCCTGACGCCTACAACCCCTACACCAAAACCGGCGACAAGTGGCGTCCGGGCGCAGGCCCCCAGGGCAAGAACTGGGTGCAGAGCCCCGGCCACTTCGGGAGCTGGTGA
- a CDS encoding PAS domain-containing sensor histidine kinase, whose protein sequence is MPNKVIYRCRFLVRQPADKKEVTVKTDLFASIVANLSDGIYVIQNGKAIFLNQRFGEIFGYRDHESLIGRDMFAKVYPDWQSVDLFRKVHEQLLSGNYEKISWGQPSAKVDGTPFWIEVEARLIEVQGEPAVFGTFLDRTDCKLIGEAMHASQETLRLLLDAMEDRVYVVTDDYRLVYANRKMKAALRGEMDKEYCYKLCRGLESPCEDCSTDHVFISERPMQKEYFNQLAQCWYSVIELPVRMPGIDRPTKLAVARDITERKEAEEKVRALSHRLINVQEEERKHLSRELHDDLGQRLNAAKIAVDLLAQDFAGAPGDVAARLGQLSQMLKGGVESVRHLSAGLRPASLERLGLVEAIGNDCDQLAARQGLKVTFTHHGMEGVRLSQDAEINLYRVVQEALNNVVKHAGATEVGIQLVASYPIVRMRIRDNGTGFDAASCKGKRGGGLGLVGMAERVELLHGSFKIHSNPGMGTRLTVEIPIAEEAESELLRNNDRGGAWTRSAV, encoded by the coding sequence TTGCCCAATAAGGTAATCTACCGCTGCCGTTTCCTGGTCAGGCAGCCAGCGGACAAGAAAGAGGTGACAGTGAAAACGGACCTTTTCGCCAGCATAGTGGCCAACCTCTCCGACGGGATCTACGTGATCCAAAACGGCAAGGCCATATTCCTCAACCAGCGCTTCGGGGAGATCTTCGGCTACCGGGACCACGAGAGCCTGATCGGCCGCGACATGTTCGCCAAGGTCTACCCGGACTGGCAGAGCGTGGACCTGTTCCGGAAGGTGCACGAGCAGCTCCTTTCCGGCAACTACGAAAAGATCTCCTGGGGGCAGCCCTCGGCCAAGGTGGACGGCACCCCCTTCTGGATCGAGGTGGAGGCCCGGCTCATCGAGGTGCAGGGGGAACCGGCCGTTTTCGGCACCTTCCTGGACCGCACCGACTGCAAGCTGATCGGCGAGGCGATGCATGCCTCCCAGGAGACGCTGCGCCTTTTGCTGGACGCCATGGAAGACCGCGTCTACGTGGTCACCGACGACTACCGCCTGGTCTACGCAAACCGCAAGATGAAGGCCGCGCTGCGCGGCGAGATGGACAAGGAGTACTGCTACAAGCTGTGCCGGGGCCTCGAGTCCCCGTGCGAGGACTGCTCCACCGACCACGTCTTCATCTCCGAGCGCCCCATGCAGAAGGAGTACTTCAACCAGCTCGCCCAGTGCTGGTACTCCGTCATCGAACTCCCGGTCCGGATGCCTGGCATCGACCGTCCCACCAAACTCGCCGTCGCCCGCGACATCACGGAGCGCAAGGAGGCGGAGGAGAAGGTCCGCGCCCTGTCGCACCGGCTCATAAACGTCCAGGAGGAGGAGAGAAAGCACCTCTCCCGGGAACTGCACGACGACCTCGGGCAGCGTCTCAACGCCGCCAAGATCGCCGTGGACCTCCTGGCGCAGGACTTCGCGGGAGCGCCGGGGGACGTCGCCGCCCGGCTGGGACAGCTCTCCCAGATGTTAAAGGGAGGGGTGGAGAGCGTGCGTCACCTGAGCGCGGGACTGCGCCCGGCTTCGCTGGAGCGGCTCGGGCTGGTCGAGGCGATCGGCAACGACTGCGATCAGCTCGCCGCACGCCAGGGGCTGAAGGTGACCTTCACCCACCACGGCATGGAAGGGGTGCGCCTTTCCCAGGATGCCGAGATCAACCTGTACCGCGTGGTGCAGGAGGCGCTCAACAACGTCGTGAAACATGCCGGAGCGACCGAGGTGGGGATCCAGCTGGTGGCCTCGTACCCGATCGTGAGGATGCGCATCAGGGATAACGGTACGGGCTTTGATGCCGCCTCGTGCAAAGGAAAGCGCGGCGGGGGACTGGGACTGGTGGGGATGGCGGAGCGGGTGGAGCTTTTGCACGGCTCCTTCAAGATCCACTCCAACCCCGGCATGGGGACGCGCCTCACCGTCGAGATACCCATCGCGGAAGAAGCGGAATCGGAGCTGCTCAGAAATAACGACCGGGGCGGGGCATGGACCCGCAGCGCGGTCTGA
- the hgcA gene encoding mercury methylation corrinoid protein HgcA encodes MSEEIRMRRFKKIEVKQPVSSMAAPQEGANPDAPPCUGPPTSAGGGEISENVPGFQRWIPAGSGRAPQVDGTLTLADHLGACLARWGINRMTFMVPPGLYAIGSPGSEAPVVVTANYKMSYDIVRRALCGRNVWLLVLETYGINVWCAAGKGTFGTGELVRRIEKSGLAQVVSHRRLILPILGAAGVSAHRVKQRSGFDVVYATMRAADLPAFLDQGGASTPAMRELRFNWYDRMVLIPVELVLAAKPVLPVAALIYLVARLVWGADAAAAAALAFLGAVCTGVAVGPLLLPLLPTRSFAVKGAFAGVLYCALVYLLAGAGWGWAATVAAFLALPAVSSFYTLNFTGCTTYTSKSGVKKEMRLGLPLMAGALASAFFVVVAGRLLA; translated from the coding sequence ATGAGCGAAGAGATCAGGATGCGCCGGTTCAAGAAGATCGAGGTGAAGCAGCCGGTATCCTCCATGGCGGCGCCGCAGGAAGGCGCCAACCCGGATGCTCCCCCCTGCTGAGGTCCCCCCACCTCCGCCGGCGGCGGAGAGATCAGCGAAAACGTCCCGGGCTTCCAGCGCTGGATACCGGCCGGCAGCGGCCGCGCGCCCCAGGTCGACGGCACCCTGACCCTTGCCGATCACCTGGGCGCCTGCCTGGCGCGCTGGGGTATCAACCGGATGACCTTCATGGTTCCCCCCGGCCTCTACGCCATCGGCTCTCCCGGCTCGGAGGCTCCGGTCGTCGTGACCGCCAACTACAAGATGAGCTACGACATCGTGCGGCGGGCGCTTTGCGGCAGGAACGTCTGGCTTTTGGTCCTGGAGACCTACGGAATCAACGTATGGTGCGCGGCGGGGAAGGGGACCTTCGGCACCGGCGAGCTGGTGCGCCGCATCGAAAAGAGCGGGCTCGCCCAGGTGGTCAGCCACCGGCGGCTCATCCTTCCCATCCTGGGCGCCGCCGGTGTGTCGGCGCACCGGGTGAAGCAAAGAAGCGGCTTCGACGTCGTCTACGCCACCATGCGCGCGGCCGATCTCCCCGCCTTTTTGGACCAGGGGGGGGCGAGCACCCCCGCCATGCGCGAGCTCCGCTTCAACTGGTATGACCGCATGGTGCTGATCCCGGTGGAACTGGTGCTGGCGGCCAAGCCGGTGCTCCCGGTGGCGGCGCTCATCTACCTCGTGGCGAGACTCGTCTGGGGCGCAGATGCCGCGGCCGCAGCGGCGCTTGCCTTCCTGGGGGCGGTCTGCACCGGGGTCGCCGTCGGTCCGCTGCTGCTGCCGCTGCTGCCCACCAGGAGCTTCGCGGTCAAGGGGGCCTTCGCCGGGGTGCTCTACTGCGCGCTTGTCTACCTGCTCGCCGGGGCGGGGTGGGGGTGGGCGGCGACCGTAGCGGCCTTCCTGGCGCTACCGGCCGTCTCCTCCTTCTACACCCTCAACTTCACCGGCTGCACCACGTACACCTCGAAATCCGGCGTGAAGAAGGAGATGCGCCTGGGACTGCCGCTCATGGCCGGTGCCCTCGCGAGCGCGTTTTTCGTCGTCGTAGCCGGTCGGCTTCTGGCCTAA
- a CDS encoding ferredoxin: MPSQVYVDQQICIGCGLCVSILPDLFRLNGDGVSEVYVQRGGDREKIQKAIDSCPVNCIAWR, translated from the coding sequence ATGCCGAGCCAGGTGTACGTCGACCAGCAGATTTGTATAGGGTGCGGGCTTTGTGTGAGCATACTCCCCGACTTGTTCCGGCTAAACGGCGACGGCGTGTCCGAGGTGTACGTGCAACGGGGCGGAGACAGGGAGAAGATCCAAAAGGCCATAGACAGCTGCCCCGTCAACTGTATCGCTTGGCGTTGA